The region catcCTGGGGGAAGGGTGCTGGCCCAGCATTATTCATGAAGACTTTcagctgtttttgtcttttaactaACCTTTGAGTTTGATCAGAGGGCTGGCCGGCCTCCCTTTCGCCAAAGGCCCCGCTGGCACCTGGACAATGGAGGCAGACTGTTTTTCCTGGTAAAGAGAAAAGCTGGGGGAGGCCATGGGCTGTGTGTcctggaggtgggaagggagggttGCGGAGGGCAGCTTTACTTCTGTCCTGGTCCTGGGCAGAGGGGTGGTTATTGATAGAATTTCCAACTGCTCCAATACAGGCAGCCGCCCTCCTACTGCCGACTTTCCAGGCTCTACAACTTTATCCAGGAAAATGCACACAGCCTCTGGTTCTCCCATTTGATGTTCaaatcccctcccttcccctcccagtagctttcttctgctctttctccccccccccccccccgccccatccctcttTCCGAAGGGTTCATGGGCTGGAGTAAGACTCCAGTCTACAAATATTTGGGTAGTGctggcttattattattattgcaaataATGATGCAAAGTGGGTGAGAGCAAATAAGTCAagaaaagacaaggagaaagTGACCCTTGAATGAAGTTAGAGACGCAAAGGatgcttagtggctcagtcaggCCAGacttattgtgaccccatgaactgtagcctgccaggttcctctctccatgggattccccaggcaagaacactggagtggtttgccatgctctggagaatcttcccaacccagggatggaacccaggtctccggcattgcaggtggattcttttccctctgagccaccagtgaagccctactattgtaaataataatgaaaaatgggagagagtaaaaaagtgaagaaaggagTAGGAGAAAGTGACTCTTGGATGAAGTTAGAGACCCAAAGAATGGTGGGAAGAGGGTTCAGGAGCAGCCTCCCCAcctgcaggggaggagggaggaggcgaGGATGATTTGCTGTTGCTTTTGGCAGGTGCCTGGCTTTTGTCCCCTGCATCCACTTCCTGCCTGGACCCAAGGCCCAGTCCTCTCCAACGCACTTTGCAGAAAGTGACTCCCTTCAAGGAGTGTGGGTTGGCGCCTTTCCCCCATCTCGTCCCCAAAATAGTCCTGGTCGCCAGCTCATCAAAGGCGGCTTTGTGAGCCGCGGCCGGCAGGCTGCCTGGAGGGGGGCGCACGTGGGGCGTTCTGGGAGCGCgtcccactcccttctccaacctctgtcttctttcattcattcttctttcttttcctgctttgtctctatttccctctcgtttcttcttcctcctctttctctctccctccctccctcccttctctcctctctcccccatcccaccctctctttcttctttttctctccatctcttctctctccttcccttcctccacctttggcttcctctctctttctctcacctccGCCCTCTCCCTTTTCCCCACCTCTCGCCTCCGAGCGAGTGACAAGCCTCCTCTCCCCGACACCCCCAACACTGCCATCAGGTAGCCGGGCAGGTCCCGGCGCGCGCAGCTGACAGCGGACGCATGCCTGCAGCCAATCGCTGCCCGGATGCGCTGCAGCCTGAATAAATCATTAAGCCTGACACGCGCTCAGGGCCCTGCTCTGCGCTGCAACTTGCTTCCTGCCATTAACCTACACACCCTCTTTTGTAACAACCTAATCTTGCATACAAAGGAAGTAGGAATATAACTTCCACCTGAGCTTAGAGCCCAGCCCTCATCATTCCTAGTGGGAAAAGAACATTAGTGTCAGCGAAtccacttccctccctccctttgaCTCCACATAACCTGGAGTTTCTggggaaaactgaaaacagatcAGTTCTGGGCCCAGGattggagagaaggagaaaagagttcAGAGACGTCTCAGcaactggaaaaggaaaacagcTTGGAGGGCACTAGGTACCCCAGAGAAGCATCCATTGTGTTTGAAAACAGGTTGCCATAAAACCAGCAGAGAGAGTTCACTCTAGAAGATACAAATTAAGACAATTAAGTCCTAGAAATGTTGACTAACCTTAATCATCTGCCCTCCCCTTTTATTGATGAGTGCAGACATCGACGAGTGAGTGAACGGGTGAATGAAAGCAAGAACAGCTTCCCAACAGCACCATGGTCTTAGTTTATCTTGATGGCAAGTCCCCAGCACCATCGTTCTACCTGGTTTTGGAAGATCGTGAGAAGTGGGTATCCCTTCAGCTGCTATAATCATGGCCAGCTCTAAAGCCCTTTCATTCTCTATCCATCTGTCTATGCAAGGGACAAGTCATTACACCCATTTTCTAGAAGAGAAAGCTGAAATTGACTTAACTTTGCGAACTTTCAAGTAAGTCATTCCCAGTGCCAAAGGATGAATTGCTCTTCCAGAGTTTGGTTTTGAATAAAGCTAGGTTCACCTCTGCCCTAGGAAGCTTCATGATGATGGCCATAGGGCCATCATAGGATTCCTGAGAATCTTACTCAAAACAAGTACATCCCTGAGATTCTGCAGGAGAGCCTGGGTACCAGACAGGGTCAGCAGGAGCCGGCAGTGCCCTTGAAAGGGCAAATGAAAAGAGTCTAATGGAGAGACAGAGGTGGGTGGAACTAAAGGAACCAAAAAGATGCAGCACCTAGAGACTAGAAACAAGGGGGTGTCCTTAGCATCTCTGGATTTCAGGGGACAGAAGAGGAAGCTGTTACTGCATCTTTGCAAGAGTTGTTACTATGGGAGAGAAAGGTCCTGACAAGAGCCGAGGCCTGAGACGGAAGAGGAGAGCCACTGCTAAAGCAACTGAGGATCTTTTCAGTGCGGAGCCGGGATCAACATGGTCAGACCTACCTTCCCTCCTACCTCACAAACTCCTAGTGGCGCCTTCTAGTGGCCAAACCCAACAGGAAGCCAGAGGGCAAGGGAGACCTAGGGAAGAAAGGGGTCTTGCCACCAAGATAAACTAAGACCATGGTGCTGTTGGGAAGCTGTTCTTGCTTTCATTCACCCGTTCACTCACTCGTCCATGTCTGCATTCATCGATGAAAGGGGAGGGCAGATGATTAAGGTTAGTCAACATCTCTAGGACTTAATTGTCTTAATTTGTATCTTCTAGAGTGAAGTCTCTCAGCTCCTTTTATGGCAACCTGTTTTCAAAACACAATGGATGCTTCTCTGGGGTACCTAGTGCTCTCCAAgctgttttccttttccagttgCTGAGAAGTCTCTgaactcttttctccttctctccaatCCTGGACCCAGAAATGATCTGTTTTCAGATTTCCCCAGAAACTCCAGGTTATCTAGAgtcaaagggaggaagggaagtggATTCGCTGACACTAACGTTCTTTTCCCACTAGGAATGATGAGGGCTGGGCTCTAAGCTCAGGTGGAAGTTATATTCCTACTTCCTTTGTATGCAAGGAAGAGGCAGAGCAGGGTAGGAGCTGGAGGGACTCCAGAGAACAAGACAAGTAAGCTCCCTGTCCTTGTGGAGTTTACCTTCCAATAGGGGGCAACGTACAGCAACTGCATAAACAAATAGGTGGTCTTTTGTTGTTTGctggagtttgttttgtttttggtttttgcgTAGTAGTAGATGgcaggaaggagaaacagaaaaatggataaagcgTGACTATAGCCAGCAGAAAGCTGCTTTACATAGGATGATCATGGAAAGCTTCTCggaagaggtggcatttgaggTAAGttgggctgggcttccctggaaagACTACCTCTATtcacagatttctttttcctgtgggTAAACCTCAAATCTAGGTTGATTTGGATGCATCAACTAACTGACCAGTCCCTGTGAAAGTGAGATACTAGAATAACAACACCAGGTGCTCACATTTACATATAGGTTGTAATCTCCCCCACAAGGCCATGTGCTAAGTCCTTTTACATAGCATCCTGTTGCTGCGGTGGGTACCACCAGCCACATGTTGCAAACAAGAAGGAGATGTGGATTCTCTCATCTCACATCCCCAATTCTGCAAGAACAGTGAAGTGTTAACGCACATTGTACTCCCTCTTTCTCAGTCCTAGCCCTTTGATGCTCTAGGCAGAGAACAGACCGgttatttttccctcttctttggtGGGCCCGTCTGATAACCGAAGATATTTCTCCACTCCACGCACATCCTCCTCCTcgcaatttaaaattttgaaaggtAGTGTCAGGGAAATGCGATGTGCGTCCCAGGAGCTCCAGTACAGCCTCTGATAATACTCGCATTCAACAGTTTTGCGGCCAGCGGCGGGtctattttttatctttcctcTCCCGCCTGCTTGCTCCTCCTGGTCAATTTCAGGCGACTCCAGTCTTAACTCGGTGGTCtccaggctcttttttttttttttttttttttgactagttAAGATTTCTAAGTTAATAAAGTCAAGGCAGTTTTTTCTCCAGCATCACCCTCcccaaaaagaaagcaggagagggGGCTCACGCTGGGGAGAGGCCGCTGCTGCTAGCCGCTGGGGTCTACATTTTGTATTTCGCTGACAGCCCAGGGCCGCTCCAAAGCCCGCCGCGCAGCCAATGGGCAGCGGTGATTTATGGAGCTGACTAATGCTGGCTGAATGCGGCCTGTCAGAGCGGCCTCAACGGCTTCCCCTCGCCGCACAAGCCCCGGCTTTGTGTTGCTAAGCGATTAGAGCAGATGTAATGAGATTTTGCCCAATCCCCGCTTTGCCTTTCCTAGCTTCGGCAAAATTGTGTGTTTTTGTGAATTTTTAGAGTTTGCCTCCGCATTGTGGCAAACAACGGCTAACTTTGCCCCGAGTTTAACGAGACTGGATATTTCCCATTCAGAACTGAGTAAAAGAACACCTGTCTTCACAAGAACGGGGGGAAAAAATCCCCTTTGTGGGGGCTGAAACATTATCCTAATGTTATATTCATAGCCATAAATGACTTGCTACACTTTCTTTGCGTACCTTATCTGGAAACTTGCAAAGGagctaaattaaaagaaaaaaggaaacacaggagGGTTGGGAaagggtcggggtgggggggaacgAGGTCCGGTGCAACAaatgagaagataaaaataaagcaggcATCTCAAAAGCATTACTTCCCTCAAGTAAGCTCTAAATTGGCCCACTGCTGGCAGAAAGTCCGATTATTTATGGCTATGAggaatttactgatttttttccccccttaattaCGCTCATCTCTTTGAAAGGGACTGAAGCCTCAATGTGCATTCTATAGAGGGTCATTTAGCAAAATGACATCAGACGCTGGGGCGTGCTCTGCGCATCGcggctttaaaaaatgattattctgTGCCACTAAATGGTATAGATGTACCAACACAGACTAGATTTTTAACTCTGGAAGACGTGCTGGCCCCCCGCTCTTTGTTGGGTTTTGTAAGATGCATTTTGCGCTCGGCTTTCCGCTTGGCTGGAGACACGCTAACTGAATCTGCAAGTAATGCAAGCGGCGAGCGAGGAGCCCACAAGAGGTGGAGTGGGATTCTGATCACGTCCTTGCTAACTGACAAGAAGCAAGCCAGCCAAAAACCTACCAATTTCTTTTTGAATCTTGGTAATTGGGTACTTTTACACGCAACTCACACCATTCGGATAGAGTCACAAGCTTAGATAGCCCAGTGTCTCAAAGCTACCACACATTTCTAAggctcttatttatttaaatctaaCTCCAGTAAGAAATTTATATCATATGTACCCTTTACTTAAAACCGACATAGACAGTGTGTGCAGTGGGAGAAAGGAGTAGAAAATGCATGGCTGGCGGTGAAGGGAGAACACGCCCACCCCTGGCAGTGTGGACAGGGCTACCTCCCCCAAACCCAGCCTCAGGCACCCCCATCCTTTCTCCCACTCCTGATGTTCATCATCTCATCCAGACCTGCCACAGTTTCACAATGAGAAACTCAGAGTGGGACTAAGGATTGGAAAGTGGGGTGAGGACCCTCTCCTTCCAGttcattttgggggggggggattttTTTCAGTGTACAGTCATTTCATCAAAAGATGATGCAACTGTTAATCACCACCTATTTGCTAGGTGTCTGCATACATTTGCACCATAAATGTCAAGGAAAACtatctgtatatctatatatgtagatatacagGTAGAGATATATCTCTTTGTACAGGTTTCATAGAGTCACCTCGGATAGGCCTGGTCACAGCACTTATCTTTGACATTTCTGCCACTTAGCGTCTTTCaccaccctctccccctcccttccctttggCATTTTGATAATAACTTGGATGGGGCAGTAACATCAAAGAAGACTTGGAGGCAGctgattattttcatttgtaaaaaaagaaaaaagttttattacGAAACTAGTTTGTATAAAACAGGGTTATACACGGGGTATTTTCTTTTGTAAGTTTGtaataaaacagtaagaaaaaaaaagggcagtGGTAGAAATTTCCCAAAAGGCAACCTATCAAAACCAACTGGCTGCCACTTTGTGTTTGGACAGTAGCTGCATAAACTTTGTTCTTCTTGAACAGTATTTAATAACATCATTAATACATTAACAAAGTTTCTATAAAGTAAGACACATTGGTGCTGAAGTACATCCGATGGCCTTTAAATCTCACCTATGAGGACAGTTCTTTACAAAACCACATAGGGGAAATGGCAGTTGTAAGGTGAACTATACATCTAAAATATGCAGAGGTAATAGCATTACATGTTAAAGTATCaagatatacacattttaaaccaTTTGTACAAAActctataaatttttttctttctttctctcttatgtacaaaaatatcttaatatatCCCCAAACTGGTTAGGATAGATACAAATAgatttttcttataataaaaaaaaattcacaaaagatTGGAAGCATTCTATGATGAAAATGATGGAAAAGATGGTGTGAGGGAGTGAAGCTTGGGGAGGGGGGCCCCAAGAGGCTGGGGGTTTTGAAAAACCCCAGGAGGATCGGGGTTTCAAAtaccatacttccactgcagacCAACGTCCACAGCTTTATCAGGGTGGGGCATACAGATGAAGGACACCAACCCACTTCTAGAGGGCCAAAGAACTGGCTTTCAAGAGAGGGTGGGGAGGTCAGCTCTGCCTGTTAGCGGTGGGTGGGAGTTCCTACAGGGCGTGTGCTGCTCCCTGACGCCAGGAACCCACTGCTTTTGCACACCAGCTGCAATCTGTGCATCCTAGTCATCCTAGGGTCCTAGTCACTCTATCTCCGGGAATGATTGGAGTGCAAAGATACTGTTCTGAGCCCATCCCTGTTTTGCGAGAGCCTTGCTTCTCAGGCGGGCGGCGCTTAGTTGATGTAGGGGGTGGGGTGCctggatttgtttgttttcttcttattctcttcttcttctttcttctcccttccaaCATCGCCGAGGAGAAAGCACTAAATATGCAGCTTGTGCAGGCCCTATAACATAAGAAGGGGAGAGGTTAGTGTGAACTTGGAGGCTAGTGGTGGGAGGAAGTGGAGTCCCAGGAGGAAGATCTGTCAGGTAGAGCGCCTCTTCTGACAAGTCTAGTTCTCGGTACCCCACCTGGGTACCCCCACCTACCCTGCAAGTCCTTGAAGACCTGGGCAAAGCCGCCGTTCTCTGAAGCCAAGGCTGAAACTTACACGCCAGGATTTGAAAAGGACAAACTCACAAAACCTTTCAATCCACCCCTCCCCTCATCTCCGTGGGGGGCAGTCGCCCTcctacagaagaaaaagaatgaaggctAGAGAATCCCCCGGTCCAGCCCCCCTTGTCGCCTACCTGCTTCCGAAGTCCATTCGCACCAGGGCCTGACCAGGCCGAGCCCCTCAGAACCAGTTGGTGAAGTCGAGCAGTTCTTGCTCCTCGGGGCTGAGAGGGTCGTAGGAGCCCTCGTCCGAAGAGTAGGACGAGACCGGCGAGCCGGCCATGGAGTTCATGTCGTTGGAGTAGTTGGGGGAGATGGTGGGCGACAGGACGCCGGCCTGGAAGGCGGCGCTCACCGCATCGTGCTCGTCCAGCAGTTGCTGGAGCGCGCGGATGTACTCGACGGCCGAGCGCAGCGTCTCCACCTTGCTCATCTTCTTGTTGGCCGCGCCGTTGGGTACGTGCTCCCGCAGGGTGGCGAAGCCCAGGTTGACCAGCTTGACGCGGTTGCGCTCGCGCTCGTTGCGACGCGCCACGGCGGCCGGCTGCTGCTGCGGCAGGCTGTAGCCAAAGCCGCTGAAGTTGAGCCGGCGTTTGCAGCGCATCAGTTCGGGCGACGAAGAGCGCTGGCGCTTGACTTGCTTGGGCGCTGACTTGTGACCGCCCCCTGAGGGCTGGCCGTCGGCCGCGGGGCTcagctgcggcggcggcggcggcggcggcggcggcggctgcgcgCTCTGTGCCGCCGTGGCAAAGAAGCAGGCTGCGGGCGGCAGGAAGGGCTGCGGGGGCTGCGGGCCGGCGCCGCCGCTCTCCATCTTGGCAGGGCTCTCCATGCACCGCGGCGGCCAAGGAGTCGCGCGATCGGAGCGAGCGGGGACGCGAGGTGCGGGGCGCACGCTAGGGGGGCACAGACAGGACCGGGGAGGGGCACgaacagagaagggagagaaggggagagagaaagctgGAGTCCCGAGGTAagttacagaaatacaaaatccCCGGGAGCGACTTCTTAGGGTGGGAGCGAGGAAGGTGCAAATccgtcccctcctccctccaccccgcctcctcctcccctccccccttcgCAGGTCGGCTTCAGGAGCCTCGCGTGGCGCTCGCGTGTGAGGCTGCCGCTAGCGccttctggtttaaaaaaaaaaaaaagcaagcagcagcagaagcaaaaGTCGGCGGTGAGCGCGCTCTGCTGTCTTCTGTTCTTCTCCCCTGAGGGTTGCGCGCTCTTGCGCCCGGTCTCTCCAGCCGCGACTCGGGCTGTTTGTGTTATTTGGTTAACCCCCTTTCTTTGcgtatttccttcttttcactcGCCCTCCTTGGCCGGCTCCCTGTCGCTGCGCCTTCCACGTTCCCTGGCCAGAAGTGAGAGAGTGCTGGGCGGCCGGAGTGCGGCCGCCTTTTCAACGGGACACCCAGCCCCACGCGCAGCGCTGGCCCCGCCTCGCCCCCCACTCCCCGCTGCTGCAGCGAGCGACGGCAGCCCGCACCCCCTCCTCTTACCGCCTCCTCCCACCCACTCCCCgaccccccccctcccctcccccccaccccgcccccgcccgtcCCCTGCGCCCGTCCCTAGCAAACTCTCCATTCAGCCGGGTTTGTTGTTGCAGTGCGTGCGCCTGGCGCGTGCCGGACTCCCGGCTGAATAAACAGGCGGCGCGCTCAGGGCGGGCTGCAGCCGGGGGGTGGTTCTGGAAAACGGGGGGCTAGCGTCGCCGGATAGGCAAAGAGCTCTGGAAATTGGAGGTGGAGGGGTAGACAGGTGTGGGGTGACGTGTCCCGGGATTCTCCtgaaaacttggaaaaaaagCACAGGCTAGGGTTTGGGCGTAAAAAGTGACGCACGGCCCAGGTTAGGGACAGTGGGGCTCCAttactcctgttttcttctccTACCCTACGGCCACTCTCTTGGGGGAGGGGGTCCGATGTCGTTGGGAGCAGAAGCAAATTAGCTCCTGAAGTTCAGAAAGATGGGGAAAACTCCGTGGAACTAAGTGATGGTTAAAACTTACG is a window of Odocoileus virginianus isolate 20LAN1187 ecotype Illinois chromosome 23, Ovbor_1.2, whole genome shotgun sequence DNA encoding:
- the ASCL1 gene encoding achaete-scute homolog 1 — protein: MESPAKMESGGAGPQPPQPFLPPAACFFATAAQSAQPPPPPPPPPPQLSPAADGQPSGGGHKSAPKQVKRQRSSSPELMRCKRRLNFSGFGYSLPQQQPAAVARRNERERNRVKLVNLGFATLREHVPNGAANKKMSKVETLRSAVEYIRALQQLLDEHDAVSAAFQAGVLSPTISPNYSNDMNSMAGSPVSSYSSDEGSYDPLSPEEQELLDFTNWF